A genome region from Clostridium pasteurianum includes the following:
- a CDS encoding ABC-three component system protein, translated as MSNHQASEQMIGYLYQVRYALNLLLKSEDEQAQISIEKFDDIAFSDNDIPKILIQLKHHIEHRGDLTNASVDMWRTIKVWVDAIKESNELLETTKFMIITTALAPDKTAAYYLKNNENRDTELAYQLLKKVSKESNNQVNLKFYNSFNSLNEEVAKKLLNNIVVIDGSSNIINVENEIKREIRYSCLPKYQDLICERLEGWWFKKSIEALNSDDPIYVSQSQVRSYIVSISEEYTPDNLPIDVFEIEKLNMDNMAPNDKIFLEQLKLISIGSNRVRMALRDYYRAFKQRASWVRNDLLYVDELEDYERKLIDEWEHCFYAMQDDLEEYGDEITEEIKVKKGKDLFSDLEKQDIRIREKCSEAFVMRGSYHILSNELKIGWHADFYERLKLLLELR; from the coding sequence ATGTCAAATCATCAAGCTTCAGAACAAATGATAGGATATTTATATCAAGTTAGATATGCACTTAATCTTTTACTAAAAAGTGAGGATGAACAAGCACAGATTAGTATTGAAAAATTTGATGATATTGCATTTAGTGATAATGATATTCCTAAAATACTGATTCAGCTTAAGCATCATATAGAACATCGAGGAGATTTAACTAATGCTAGTGTTGATATGTGGAGAACAATAAAGGTATGGGTTGATGCAATAAAAGAATCAAATGAATTACTAGAAACTACTAAATTTATGATTATAACAACAGCATTAGCACCTGATAAAACAGCAGCCTATTATTTAAAAAACAATGAGAACAGAGATACTGAATTAGCATATCAGTTATTAAAAAAGGTAAGTAAAGAATCTAATAATCAAGTCAATTTAAAGTTTTATAATTCTTTTAATTCTTTGAATGAAGAAGTCGCAAAAAAATTATTGAATAATATTGTGGTAATTGATGGAAGTAGCAATATTATTAATGTAGAAAATGAAATTAAGAGAGAAATTCGATATAGCTGTTTACCTAAATACCAAGATTTAATTTGTGAAAGACTGGAAGGATGGTGGTTTAAAAAGTCAATTGAGGCTTTAAATTCTGATGATCCTATTTATGTTTCACAAAGTCAAGTTCGTTCGTATATTGTATCAATTAGTGAAGAATATACTCCTGATAATCTTCCAATAGATGTATTTGAAATTGAAAAATTAAATATGGATAATATGGCACCTAATGATAAAATTTTTCTCGAACAATTAAAATTGATTAGTATTGGAAGTAATCGTGTACGGATGGCGTTAAGAGATTACTATCGTGCTTTTAAACAACGTGCAAGTTGGGTTAGAAATGATTTGCTATATGTTGATGAACTAGAAGACTATGAACGAAAACTTATTGATGAATGGGAACATTGTTTTTATGCTATGCAGGATGATTTAGAGGAATATGGTGATGAAATTACTGAAGAAATAAAAGTAAAAAAGGGAAAAGATCTGTTTTCAGATTTAGAGAAACAAGATATAAGAATAAGAGAAAAGTGTAGTGAGGCTTTTGTAATGAGAGGTAGTTATCACATTTT